Proteins found in one Sporosarcina jeotgali genomic segment:
- a CDS encoding ABC transporter ATP-binding protein: protein MLKQFFSYYKPHKRLFIIDFSSAVFVALLELAFPLAVQGFIDILLPDRDWGLITTIGILLLVIYLFSTFLQYIVSYLGHKLGINIETDMREKLFNHVQKQSFRFFDNTKTGHIMTRITTDLFDIGELAHHGPEDAFIAIMTIIGAFILMYSINPELALIAIVMVPFLIVLVAFCNKAMNSAWLNMYGKIAEVNGRVEDSVSGSRVVKSFTNESFELARFQKDNGNFRIAKLVAYNVMAWTTSSIYMMTRLVTLVILVVGAWFTIQEKLTIGELVSFILFVNILIKPVDKISALLELYPKGMAGFSRFQDLLNQDPEIIDIPDAIDVAHLNGDITLSNVTFGYDGGKPVLNNLSLSIQSGQTIAFVGPSGAGKTTICSLIPRFYDVNEGQITIDGMDIRNMSQRSLRRQIGIVQQDVFLFTGTVKENIAYGDLNAPDEAIYEAAKRAHLEEFISNLPDGYETQIGERGLKLSGGQKQRLAIARMFLKNPPILILDEATSALDTETERIIQESLTELSENRTTLVIAHRLATIRDADRVVVVTPEGIAEDGGYAELVAQNGIFSKLHANQFQQV from the coding sequence ATGCTGAAACAGTTTTTCTCCTATTACAAACCGCACAAAAGACTTTTTATAATCGATTTCTCGAGTGCTGTATTTGTCGCGCTGCTTGAACTGGCATTCCCTCTCGCCGTTCAAGGATTCATTGACATACTCTTGCCTGATCGTGATTGGGGCTTGATTACTACAATTGGTATTTTGCTGCTCGTCATCTATCTATTCAGCACATTCCTTCAATACATTGTCAGCTACCTTGGACACAAATTGGGCATTAATATTGAAACCGATATGCGCGAAAAACTGTTCAACCATGTTCAAAAGCAGTCGTTCCGATTCTTTGATAATACCAAAACGGGACATATTATGACGCGGATCACAACAGATCTCTTCGACATTGGAGAGCTTGCCCATCACGGACCCGAAGACGCGTTCATCGCAATCATGACCATCATAGGTGCGTTCATCCTCATGTACTCCATCAATCCAGAACTGGCTCTCATTGCAATTGTTATGGTGCCTTTCCTGATTGTCTTAGTCGCTTTCTGCAACAAAGCTATGAATTCAGCCTGGCTTAATATGTATGGGAAAATTGCAGAAGTGAACGGGCGTGTAGAAGACTCAGTATCAGGCTCAAGAGTTGTAAAGTCATTTACAAACGAAAGTTTTGAATTAGCTCGTTTCCAAAAAGACAACGGCAACTTCCGGATTGCCAAATTAGTCGCATATAACGTAATGGCTTGGACGACTTCTTCCATTTACATGATGACACGGCTTGTCACTCTCGTTATTTTGGTGGTGGGTGCGTGGTTTACAATCCAGGAGAAACTAACTATTGGAGAATTGGTCAGCTTCATTCTATTCGTCAATATCCTCATTAAACCCGTAGATAAAATCAGCGCATTGCTGGAGCTCTATCCGAAAGGGATGGCTGGATTCAGCCGGTTCCAGGACTTGCTGAACCAAGATCCGGAAATCATCGATATCCCTGACGCGATAGACGTCGCACACTTAAACGGAGATATCACATTATCGAATGTCACATTTGGTTATGATGGCGGAAAGCCTGTGCTTAACAACCTGAGCTTGTCGATACAATCTGGACAAACTATTGCGTTTGTCGGACCCTCCGGCGCTGGGAAGACTACGATTTGTTCATTGATCCCGCGGTTTTACGATGTGAATGAAGGACAGATTACAATCGACGGAATGGATATCCGCAATATGAGTCAGCGTTCGCTGCGCCGTCAAATCGGGATCGTCCAACAAGACGTTTTCCTCTTTACCGGCACCGTCAAAGAAAACATTGCGTACGGTGATTTAAATGCTCCGGACGAAGCAATCTATGAAGCTGCGAAGCGTGCCCACTTAGAAGAATTCATCTCCAATCTCCCTGATGGTTATGAAACGCAGATTGGTGAACGCGGGTTGAAATTGTCCGGCGGCCAAAAACAGCGTCTCGCAATTGCGCGTATGTTCTTAAAAAATCCTCCGATTCTTATTTTGGATGAAGCAACTTCCGCCCTCGATACAGAAACCGAGCGCATTATCCAAGAATCTCTTACAGAGCTTTCTGAGAACCGAACGACACTCGTCATCGCTCACAGACTTGCGACAATTCGCGATGCAGACCGTGTCGTTGTTGTCACACCTGAAGGGATTGCAGAAGATGGCGGGTACGCTGAACTCGTTGCTCAGAACGGAATCTTCTCAAAATTACACGCAAATCAGTTTCAGCAGGTTTAA
- a CDS encoding IS1182 family transposase encodes MFKEYNMNQLILPLDMEMKLQKDDIAYAVNELVESIPGEAFTGFLRETGCPAYHPRMMMKILLCAYTQSVFSGRKIEGLLKDSVRMMWLAQGYEPTYRTINRFRVHPEVKELLRQCFVQFRCRLVEEKQIEEEAIFIDGTKLEANANKYTFVWRKAVERYSASLVEKSNQMYEELLEKNIIPEIERESSDELTTNELSNILNKLEDTVQTYDEKIEESDDTEVRKELRSQRKEPKQYRKKFQDFLQRKEKYRIDMAIFGDRNSYSKTDHDATFMRMKEDHMSNGQLKAGYNVQVATEGQYALAYDIYPNPTDTRTLIPFLNLIEKDYFELPEYIVADAGYGSEQNYGDILENRKRTPLITYNQYRKEKTKKYKEDPFNTMNWAYDEEADSYTCPNGRRLGFSHFSKRTDKYGFTREYKAYECDDCSDCPLRSLCTKAQEGNNRKLYINEKWEMHKTIIRAKLSEEKTGSLYGQRKIDVEPVFGFLKANLAFTRFSVRGNDKVKNELGFAFMAVNLRKYTAINNIQASENGKNTRKKASAHQKSVNTRFFCFNLTGCVPASFFFYKRKGVG; translated from the coding sequence ATGTTTAAAGAGTATAACATGAATCAACTAATTTTGCCGCTCGATATGGAAATGAAGCTACAGAAAGATGATATTGCCTACGCTGTGAATGAGCTCGTGGAGTCGATCCCCGGAGAAGCCTTCACAGGCTTTTTGCGTGAAACCGGCTGCCCTGCCTATCATCCGCGCATGATGATGAAGATTTTGCTCTGCGCTTACACCCAGTCCGTGTTTTCTGGCAGAAAGATTGAAGGGCTTTTGAAAGACAGTGTCCGGATGATGTGGCTGGCTCAGGGATATGAACCAACCTATCGTACGATCAATCGCTTCCGGGTCCACCCCGAAGTGAAAGAGCTTCTTCGCCAATGCTTTGTACAATTCCGCTGCCGACTCGTAGAAGAAAAGCAAATCGAAGAAGAAGCCATCTTCATAGACGGGACTAAACTCGAAGCCAATGCTAACAAGTACACCTTCGTCTGGCGTAAAGCCGTTGAAAGATACAGTGCGAGCCTGGTCGAAAAATCGAATCAGATGTATGAGGAGCTTTTGGAAAAGAACATCATACCGGAGATCGAACGAGAAAGTTCGGACGAGCTTACCACGAACGAACTGTCCAACATCCTCAACAAGCTGGAAGATACGGTACAGACCTACGATGAAAAAATTGAAGAAAGCGACGATACAGAAGTTCGAAAAGAGCTGCGGTCGCAACGCAAGGAACCAAAACAGTATCGAAAAAAGTTCCAGGATTTTTTACAACGCAAAGAGAAATACCGGATCGACATGGCGATTTTTGGAGACCGTAACAGCTATTCCAAGACGGATCATGACGCCACCTTCATGAGGATGAAGGAGGATCATATGAGTAATGGCCAGCTCAAGGCAGGCTACAATGTGCAAGTGGCAACCGAAGGACAGTATGCGCTTGCTTACGATATCTACCCAAACCCAACGGATACACGAACACTCATCCCGTTTCTTAATCTCATCGAGAAAGACTATTTCGAGCTGCCGGAGTACATAGTCGCAGATGCTGGTTATGGCAGTGAACAGAACTATGGAGATATCCTTGAAAACAGAAAGCGTACACCATTGATCACCTATAATCAGTATCGGAAGGAAAAGACAAAGAAATACAAAGAAGATCCGTTCAACACAATGAACTGGGCTTATGATGAGGAAGCGGATTCCTACACTTGTCCGAATGGCCGCAGGCTAGGATTTAGCCATTTTTCAAAACGAACCGACAAATACGGATTCACACGCGAATACAAAGCGTATGAATGCGACGATTGTTCCGATTGCCCATTGCGCTCCCTTTGTACGAAAGCGCAGGAAGGCAACAACCGGAAATTGTATATCAATGAAAAATGGGAAATGCATAAAACAATCATTCGAGCGAAGCTTTCAGAAGAGAAAACAGGTTCACTCTACGGTCAACGGAAAATCGACGTAGAACCAGTTTTTGGATTTCTGAAGGCGAATTTGGCGTTCACTCGTTTCTCTGTGCGGGGAAATGATAAGGTGAAAAATGAACTGGGCTTCGCATTCATGGCCGTGAATTTGAGGAAATACACGGCCATAAACAACATTCAGGCATCAGAAAACGGAAAGAATACGAGAAAAAAAGCGAGTGCTCACCAAAAATCGGTGAACACTCGCTTTTTTTGCTTCAATCTGACTGGTTGTGTCCCAGCCTCGTTCTTTTTTTATAAGAGAAAGGGGGTGGGATAG
- the hflX gene encoding GTPase HflX, translating to MEQLKEIAILVGVEEQNDDHFEYELEELGNLAAAVGVKVVGSVVQKLERKHPTGYIGKGKIDEVRLFADEAGANLIIFNDELSPSQLRNLERDLEVKIIDRTMLILDIFARRARTHEARMQVELAELQYTLPRLVGLRASLGRQGGGTGGGFQNKGAGETKLELDRRKIEEQIAKLRRELEGMKQQRDVQRKQRKRSGTPVVSIVGYTNAGKSTLMNRILSEADGNEAKTVMEKDMLFATLDTSVRSVTLIDRKPFILTDTVGFVAKLPHHLVKAFRSTLEEAREADLLLHVVDVSNPEYRHMIDITNKTLQEVGVEDIPTMYVYNKSDLANDVEFPRVQDDQIWLSAKTGAGIDELVTLIEHKVYQKHITCKLLIPFDRGDLVSYLNEETYVKSTEYEEEGTLMVVEMDERERKKLEEFIVSH from the coding sequence ATGGAACAACTAAAAGAAATCGCCATACTCGTTGGGGTAGAAGAGCAAAACGATGACCATTTTGAATACGAGTTAGAGGAACTTGGCAATCTTGCAGCGGCTGTAGGGGTGAAGGTTGTTGGAAGTGTTGTCCAAAAGTTGGAGCGGAAGCACCCGACAGGCTATATCGGTAAAGGAAAAATTGATGAAGTGCGTTTGTTTGCAGATGAAGCCGGGGCAAACTTAATCATTTTTAATGATGAGCTGTCTCCTTCGCAGTTACGGAACTTGGAGCGTGACCTGGAAGTAAAGATCATAGACCGGACAATGCTCATCCTCGATATATTTGCGAGAAGAGCGAGAACCCACGAAGCGCGTATGCAAGTCGAGCTTGCAGAATTGCAATATACATTGCCAAGACTTGTAGGCTTGCGAGCATCACTCGGCCGGCAAGGCGGGGGCACTGGCGGAGGCTTCCAAAACAAAGGTGCGGGTGAGACTAAATTAGAGCTTGATCGCCGTAAAATTGAAGAACAGATTGCGAAGTTGAGAAGAGAACTAGAAGGTATGAAGCAACAGCGGGATGTCCAGCGGAAACAGCGGAAACGCAGCGGAACACCTGTCGTTTCAATCGTTGGCTACACGAATGCCGGGAAATCCACGTTGATGAACAGAATTCTTTCTGAAGCGGATGGAAACGAAGCGAAAACTGTGATGGAGAAGGACATGTTATTTGCAACACTGGACACATCAGTAAGAAGCGTAACGCTGATAGATCGGAAACCATTCATCCTGACCGATACAGTTGGGTTTGTGGCAAAGCTGCCTCACCATCTCGTAAAAGCCTTCCGTTCTACATTGGAGGAAGCCCGTGAAGCAGATTTGCTATTGCACGTGGTAGATGTTTCAAATCCAGAGTACCGTCATATGATTGACATCACGAACAAGACACTTCAAGAAGTTGGTGTGGAAGACATCCCGACGATGTATGTCTATAACAAATCGGATTTAGCAAATGACGTGGAGTTCCCACGCGTACAAGATGACCAGATTTGGCTTTCAGCGAAGACTGGTGCAGGAATTGATGAATTAGTGACGTTGATCGAGCACAAAGTCTATCAAAAACATATTACGTGTAAACTCCTCATTCCATTTGACCGTGGAGATTTGGTATCTTATTTAAATGAAGAGACCTATGTGAAGTCGACAGAGTATGAAGAAGAGGGCACTTTGATGGTTGTGGAGATGGACGAACGTGAGCGAAAGAAACTTGAGGAATTCATCGTCAGCCATTGA
- a CDS encoding VOC family protein, with translation MKLDHVVWFTERTPEAVASQNPGAIVGGRHEQWGTYNALLYMQNAYLEWLAIENADKAKSSSHPLVELLKYDLSTFGEGWGTLCVSTDDILALNDRLLDMNMKTSGVLDASRLTSSGNLKKWKMLFILEEDFTDLPAPFFIQWEESEETRRDSLRAEGAITDDRNAERIEECVLVTNDVERTLERWCTILGITPENTDSLKLNDVRFRFMENPGERNRMLAVKTGQAE, from the coding sequence ATGAAACTCGATCATGTCGTGTGGTTTACAGAACGCACTCCTGAAGCAGTGGCTTCACAAAATCCAGGGGCAATTGTTGGCGGGAGACACGAGCAATGGGGTACGTACAATGCGCTGCTATACATGCAAAATGCTTACCTGGAATGGCTGGCAATTGAAAACGCAGATAAAGCTAAATCCTCCTCTCATCCGTTAGTCGAACTGTTGAAATACGACTTATCAACATTTGGAGAAGGATGGGGCACATTATGTGTTTCTACAGATGATATACTAGCGCTAAATGACAGACTTCTGGACATGAACATGAAGACGTCTGGCGTGCTTGACGCATCTCGACTTACCTCATCAGGCAACCTGAAAAAGTGGAAGATGTTATTTATTCTTGAGGAGGATTTTACAGATCTTCCGGCACCGTTTTTCATTCAATGGGAAGAAAGTGAAGAAACTAGACGCGATTCATTGCGTGCAGAAGGTGCGATCACGGATGACAGGAATGCAGAGCGAATCGAGGAATGCGTGCTAGTAACGAATGACGTTGAGCGGACACTTGAACGATGGTGCACGATTCTTGGTATCACGCCTGAAAATACAGATAGTCTGAAATTAAATGATGTCCGGTTTCGTTTCATGGAAAATCCCGGGGAACGAAATCGTATGCTTGCGGTTAAGACGGGGCAAGCTGAATAG
- the putP gene encoding sodium/proline symporter PutP, with the protein MSADVYKLISIILYMAAMVFIGWYAFRRTSNLTDYMLGGRSLGPAVTALSAGAADMSGWLLLGLPGAIFDKGLPEIWIAIGLTTGAYLNWYFVAPRLRVYTQVTNDSITIPSFLENRLKDKSRLLRIASGLIILIFFTFYVSSGMVAGGKFFLSSFGLDYHVGLIIVSVVVVGYTLFGGFLAVSYTDFVQGLIMFLALILVPVVAVFVTGGIPETAESIRAVNPDMLSLVKGATVLGVISSVAWGLGYFGQPHIIVRFMAIKSVKETKSARRIGISWMILSLLGAVATALVGIAYYQQNPGAELVDSETIFIALGQIIFHPFIAGIMLAAVLAAVMSTISSQLIVTSSALIEDLYKAIYKTDASDKQYVFLGRMAVLVVSLIAMVLAWPNNESILKLVSFAWAGFGGAFGPIILLSLYWRKLTAKGALFGMVAGAIVVGVWGNVPALTGTLYEIIPGFIVCLLVTYFVSLATYKENKEIEREFTESLDLLKRDS; encoded by the coding sequence ATGTCAGCTGATGTTTACAAACTGATTTCTATTATACTTTATATGGCGGCCATGGTGTTCATAGGGTGGTACGCGTTCCGCCGTACATCTAACTTAACAGATTACATGCTGGGTGGACGCTCACTTGGACCAGCAGTTACAGCACTCAGTGCCGGAGCTGCAGATATGTCAGGCTGGCTGCTGCTTGGATTGCCGGGTGCAATCTTTGACAAAGGTCTGCCAGAGATTTGGATTGCAATCGGTTTAACTACCGGAGCGTATCTGAACTGGTACTTTGTAGCGCCTCGTCTACGGGTATATACCCAAGTAACAAATGATTCAATCACGATTCCAAGTTTTCTTGAAAACCGATTGAAAGATAAATCGAGACTATTGAGAATTGCATCTGGACTAATTATTCTAATCTTCTTTACATTTTACGTATCTTCTGGAATGGTTGCAGGCGGTAAGTTCTTCCTCAGCTCATTCGGATTGGATTATCACGTTGGACTGATTATAGTATCTGTCGTTGTTGTAGGATACACATTGTTCGGAGGATTCCTTGCTGTAAGTTATACGGACTTCGTACAAGGCTTGATCATGTTCCTGGCACTTATTCTAGTTCCTGTAGTCGCTGTGTTTGTAACAGGTGGAATTCCTGAAACTGCTGAGTCAATCCGTGCAGTAAATCCGGATATGCTCAGTCTTGTTAAAGGAGCCACTGTTCTTGGTGTCATATCATCGGTTGCATGGGGTCTCGGATATTTCGGTCAACCGCACATTATCGTGCGTTTCATGGCGATTAAATCAGTGAAAGAAACAAAAAGTGCCCGCCGCATCGGGATTAGCTGGATGATTTTAAGCTTGCTCGGCGCAGTCGCAACAGCGCTCGTCGGGATTGCCTACTATCAGCAGAATCCTGGAGCAGAGTTAGTAGACTCAGAAACAATCTTCATTGCACTGGGGCAGATTATTTTCCATCCATTCATTGCAGGAATCATGCTTGCAGCAGTTTTAGCGGCTGTCATGAGTACAATTTCTTCTCAGCTGATTGTAACGTCTTCTGCATTGATCGAAGATTTATATAAAGCGATCTATAAAACAGACGCTTCGGATAAGCAATACGTATTCCTTGGCCGTATGGCGGTACTTGTCGTCTCCCTCATTGCAATGGTGCTGGCTTGGCCTAACAATGAGTCCATCTTGAAACTTGTATCATTCGCCTGGGCTGGTTTCGGCGGAGCATTCGGTCCGATTATTCTCTTATCATTGTACTGGCGTAAACTGACAGCTAAAGGTGCATTGTTCGGAATGGTTGCGGGTGCGATTGTTGTAGGTGTATGGGGCAACGTTCCAGCACTTACGGGCACATTATATGAAATCATTCCTGGATTCATCGTTTGTCTGCTTGTTACGTACTTTGTAAGTCTTGCAACGTATAAAGAAAACAAAGAAATCGAACGCGAATTTACAGAGTCATTGGACCTGTTGAAACGCGATAGCTGA
- a CDS encoding nucleoside deaminase: protein MDHERFLNDAIRLATDSVLQGGGPYGAVIVRDGEIIASGVNSVETDHDPSAHAELAAIREACRTLASTDLSDTILYASGEPCPMCLAASYQARVGEIYYACSKKEAMEVLPKPDKTEHFYSDQEKPGAMRDVPFIRIETRHKLEPFITAANQQTRK, encoded by the coding sequence TTGGATCACGAGAGGTTTTTAAATGATGCGATTCGACTAGCAACAGATAGTGTCTTACAAGGAGGAGGGCCCTATGGCGCCGTCATTGTGCGCGACGGAGAAATCATTGCGAGCGGGGTCAATTCTGTAGAGACAGACCACGACCCGTCAGCCCATGCGGAATTGGCTGCAATTCGAGAAGCGTGTCGAACTTTGGCTTCTACAGACCTATCGGACACCATTCTATATGCAAGCGGTGAGCCGTGTCCGATGTGTTTAGCGGCTTCTTACCAGGCACGCGTTGGAGAAATCTACTACGCTTGCAGCAAAAAAGAAGCGATGGAAGTTCTGCCAAAGCCTGATAAAACAGAGCACTTTTACAGTGACCAGGAAAAACCTGGTGCCATGCGGGATGTTCCCTTCATCCGTATTGAAACCAGACATAAGCTGGAACCCTTTATTACTGCTGCCAATCAGCAAACCCGTAAGTAA
- a CDS encoding AMP-binding protein, whose product MELMNKTVGEILCVQAIQHPENEAYVYPERHLRKTYAEFDKETDHLAKAFMGIGIQKGEHVAIWSDNKPQWLLSQFATGKMGAVLVTVNTNYQAAELKYLLQQSEATTLILDEGFKGTSYLEILRSICPSQRESDGGHIHCPALPNLKRVILMTEKNEAGIYNWSEFLKHAEMVLDEELEQRKQTLHPDDVINIQYTSGTTGFPKGVMLTHNNVVNNGNMIAETMKLTENDRLCIPVPFFHCFGCVLGTLAAVTHGATMVIVEQFDAAGVLRAVQDEKCTALHGVPTMFIAELNHPDFKTYDTSNLRTGIMAGSTCPIEVMKQVIEEMGAAEITICYGLTEASPVISQTKTDDPIEKRVSTVGKPHPHVEVKIIDPATGDELPIGDSGELCTRGYHVMKGYYNNPEATREAIDSEGWLHTGDIARLDEDGYLDITGRMKDMVIRGGENIYPREVEEFLYTYPGVSDVQVVGVPDERYGEELMAWVIPKEGAKLDEDEIRAFCKGAISHHKIPRYIEFTNEYPMTASGKIQKFKLREMSEEKAIHS is encoded by the coding sequence ATGGAGCTGATGAACAAAACAGTCGGAGAAATTTTATGTGTGCAAGCAATTCAACACCCGGAAAACGAAGCGTATGTGTATCCGGAAAGACACTTAAGAAAAACGTACGCCGAATTCGACAAAGAAACGGATCACCTGGCAAAAGCATTTATGGGAATTGGAATTCAAAAAGGAGAACACGTTGCGATTTGGTCAGATAACAAACCACAATGGTTACTGAGTCAATTTGCGACCGGTAAAATGGGCGCTGTTCTAGTTACGGTCAATACGAATTATCAGGCAGCAGAGTTGAAGTATTTACTGCAGCAGTCTGAAGCGACTACTCTCATTTTGGACGAGGGATTTAAAGGTACTAGTTATCTGGAAATTTTACGTTCCATTTGTCCATCCCAACGGGAAAGTGATGGCGGGCATATCCATTGTCCGGCGCTGCCTAATTTAAAACGTGTGATTTTGATGACCGAGAAAAATGAAGCGGGCATTTATAATTGGTCTGAATTTCTGAAGCACGCAGAAATGGTATTGGATGAAGAGCTGGAGCAGCGCAAGCAAACGCTGCATCCAGACGATGTGATTAATATCCAGTACACCTCTGGAACGACAGGTTTTCCTAAAGGGGTCATGCTCACTCACAATAACGTTGTCAATAATGGAAATATGATTGCAGAGACGATGAAGTTAACGGAGAACGACCGGTTATGCATTCCAGTTCCATTCTTCCATTGTTTCGGTTGCGTCTTAGGGACGCTTGCAGCGGTTACGCATGGGGCGACAATGGTCATTGTTGAGCAATTCGATGCTGCTGGCGTGCTGCGTGCAGTTCAGGATGAGAAATGTACAGCATTGCACGGCGTCCCAACAATGTTCATCGCGGAATTGAATCATCCTGATTTCAAAACCTATGACACTTCCAACTTGCGAACGGGGATTATGGCAGGATCTACGTGTCCGATTGAAGTGATGAAGCAAGTGATTGAGGAAATGGGAGCGGCTGAAATTACGATCTGTTATGGATTGACAGAGGCTTCACCTGTCATTTCTCAAACGAAGACAGATGATCCGATTGAAAAGCGGGTGTCTACTGTCGGTAAACCGCATCCTCATGTAGAAGTGAAAATTATAGATCCTGCAACTGGCGATGAACTTCCGATTGGAGATTCAGGGGAACTTTGTACACGAGGGTATCATGTCATGAAAGGCTATTATAATAACCCTGAAGCAACGCGTGAAGCGATTGACTCAGAAGGCTGGCTGCATACGGGGGATATTGCGAGACTGGACGAAGATGGATATCTGGATATCACCGGCCGTATGAAAGACATGGTCATTCGCGGCGGAGAAAATATTTATCCTCGTGAAGTGGAAGAGTTTTTGTACACCTATCCCGGGGTTTCTGACGTTCAAGTTGTAGGAGTGCCAGACGAGCGGTACGGAGAAGAGCTCATGGCGTGGGTCATCCCGAAAGAAGGAGCGAAATTGGATGAGGACGAAATCCGAGCATTCTGTAAGGGAGCTATCTCACACCACAAAATACCCCGTTACATTGAATTTACGAATGAGTATCCAATGACCGCTTCAGGAAAAATTCAGAAGTTCAAGCTGCGCGAAATGTCTGAAGAAAAAGCGATCCATTCTTAA
- a CDS encoding FMN-binding glutamate synthase family protein, producing the protein MSFLEELSLTTMLIISAVIVIPILAILYVYLFDRKQKQHAILRNYPILGRIRYMIEKVGPEFRQYLFDNDNDGKPFSREDYLHMVLPGKYLKSVIGFGSKRDFDAPGYYLRNSMFTKQNEEMRVDNQRKVDSMRYIVDGEGLFSRREHREEVAADPWLLPDEDAVVIGPDCKHPFRVHSLLGQSAMSYGALGENAITALSKGIGMATGAWMNTGEGGLSPHHLAGDADIIAQIGSGLFGFRTSEGEFDWNLLTEKAENPKVRAFELKLAQGAKMRGGHVEGSKVTEEIAMIRNVTPFKTINSPNRFHQFDDFPSMFSFIEQIRSHSGKPVGIKIVIGGISDAEELASFMKETGMGPDFVSVDGSEGGSGATYQDLADSVGLPIRSALIILDDALRKYEVRDRVKIIASGKMTTPDKAAIALAMGADLVQIARGFMISVGCIMAQRCHTNECPAGVATTDPHLQRGLVVEEKKYRVTNYILTMREGLFRIAAAAGLDSPTKLERHHVFYKDERGRVTPIE; encoded by the coding sequence ATGAGTTTTTTAGAAGAACTGTCGCTCACCACCATGCTGATCATTTCTGCAGTAATTGTCATTCCAATTTTAGCTATTTTATATGTATACCTATTTGATCGAAAGCAGAAACAGCATGCTATTTTGCGGAATTATCCTATACTCGGCAGGATTCGCTATATGATTGAAAAAGTGGGACCGGAATTCAGACAGTATTTATTTGATAACGATAACGATGGTAAACCGTTCAGCCGGGAAGATTATTTGCATATGGTTTTACCGGGAAAATACTTAAAAAGCGTTATCGGATTCGGTTCAAAACGTGATTTTGACGCGCCTGGTTATTATTTGCGGAATTCGATGTTTACGAAACAGAACGAAGAAATGCGCGTTGATAACCAGCGTAAAGTCGATTCAATGCGTTATATAGTAGATGGAGAAGGGTTATTCTCACGCAGAGAACACCGTGAAGAAGTAGCGGCAGACCCATGGCTGCTGCCTGATGAAGATGCAGTTGTCATCGGACCGGACTGTAAGCATCCTTTTCGTGTCCACAGCTTGCTTGGGCAATCAGCCATGAGTTATGGAGCACTTGGTGAGAATGCAATTACGGCGCTTTCCAAGGGAATTGGTATGGCAACGGGTGCGTGGATGAATACAGGAGAGGGCGGCTTATCTCCCCACCATTTAGCTGGAGATGCGGATATTATCGCACAGATCGGTTCCGGATTGTTTGGATTCCGCACAAGTGAGGGTGAATTCGATTGGAACCTGCTGACAGAGAAGGCGGAAAATCCAAAAGTCCGTGCATTTGAACTGAAACTGGCACAAGGCGCTAAAATGCGCGGGGGGCACGTTGAAGGTTCCAAAGTGACGGAAGAGATTGCCATGATTCGTAATGTGACCCCATTTAAGACGATTAATAGTCCGAACCGTTTCCATCAGTTTGATGACTTTCCATCAATGTTTTCATTTATCGAACAAATTCGGAGCCACTCAGGAAAACCTGTGGGCATTAAAATTGTTATTGGCGGAATCTCTGATGCAGAAGAATTGGCATCTTTTATGAAAGAGACGGGTATGGGACCGGACTTTGTCTCCGTAGATGGATCAGAGGGCGGATCGGGTGCGACGTATCAGGATTTAGCAGATTCAGTGGGCCTTCCGATTCGGTCTGCTTTAATCATTCTTGACGATGCCTTAAGAAAGTATGAAGTACGGGATCGAGTGAAAATTATTGCTTCAGGAAAGATGACCACACCAGACAAAGCAGCGATTGCGCTTGCAATGGGTGCAGATCTCGTTCAAATTGCCCGCGGGTTCATGATTTCGGTCGGTTGTATTATGGCGCAGCGCTGTCATACCAATGAATGTCCGGCAGGTGTAGCTACGACGGATCCTCACTTACAGCGCGGTCTGGTCGTTGAAGAGAAAAAGTATCGAGTCACCAATTATATTTTAACCATGCGTGAGGGGTTATTCAGAATCGCCGCAGCAGCAGGACTGGATTCGCCCACGAAGTTAGAAAGACATCATGTATTTTATAAAGACGAACGCGGAAGAGTTACTCCGATTGAGTAA